A stretch of the Thermoanaerobaculia bacterium genome encodes the following:
- a CDS encoding protein kinase has product MSLPAGTRLGPYEILAPLGAGGMGEVYKARDTRLGRDVAVKVLPSHLSDGPDLKVRFEREARAIAALSHPHICALYDVGSHDGMEYLVMELIEGQVLSGRLEKGALPTEQVLRFGVQIADALDRAHRAEIIHRDLKPGNVMLTKSGVKLLDFGLAKMAATEKPSSDLSSLPTQAEASRPLTEKGTIMGTFQYMAPEQVEGKDADARTDIFALGCLLYEMTTGRKAFSGTSRASLIGAIMNSEPPSISSIQPMTPPALDHVVRRCLAKEPDDRWQSAADVASELRWVAEAGSQAGAPATVVSRRKTREKLAWTAVAVAAAALAIVLVRRPPSETFRTRSFLLPPEKVEFDTSGNNCASLTISPDGRNVTFAARGADGKVMLWLRSLDELTARPIPGTEGASFPFWSPDSRSLAFFADGKLLRVDLAGSPPLAICDAPNGRSGSWSRAGIILFSPDTNTEIFQVPAAGGPATPVTKLDITGGETTHRWAAFLPDGKRFLYTAGSHSAGARSESNAIYLAALGSQGRTRLLQARSNVAYASGFLFSMREHVLLAQRFDADSGRLKGDPVPLAYGVQYEPSFFRGDFSTSDNGLLVYATGAADAGARLRWFDTSGKPLGEPFGEAAEYRQIAVSPDGSRIAATIADPVKGLPEIWLIDSRGVRTRFTFGAPAFSPVYSSDGTRIAYAKGSGIYVRPANGGGQEDWVYHSDAQTGPSDWSRDGRFIAFDYVKPGSKTKQDIWILPLFGDRKPYPFLATEFLEQGASFSPNGRWISYLSDESGRPELYVAAFPGPGGKWQVSTEGSAGGSWLSAGKIAFGSLDGRALVVDVEESAGGLEVGAPRVVFKVPPTDSAPAVPLDGQRLLLAVHSETTETPRVVLLTNWMAGLKQR; this is encoded by the coding sequence GTGAGCCTCCCTGCCGGCACGCGTCTCGGTCCCTACGAGATCCTCGCCCCGCTCGGCGCGGGCGGAATGGGAGAGGTCTACAAAGCTCGGGACACGCGGCTCGGCCGGGATGTCGCGGTCAAGGTGCTGCCTTCGCACCTGTCGGACGGTCCTGACTTGAAGGTCCGATTCGAACGTGAAGCGCGCGCGATCGCGGCGCTCTCTCACCCGCACATCTGCGCGCTCTACGATGTCGGCAGCCACGACGGAATGGAATACCTCGTCATGGAGCTGATCGAAGGGCAGGTCCTCTCCGGGCGACTCGAAAAGGGAGCGCTTCCGACGGAGCAGGTTCTGAGGTTCGGCGTGCAGATTGCCGACGCGCTCGACCGTGCGCACCGCGCCGAGATCATTCATCGGGATCTGAAGCCCGGGAACGTCATGCTGACGAAGTCAGGTGTGAAGCTCCTCGATTTTGGCCTCGCGAAGATGGCTGCCACCGAGAAGCCGTCTTCCGATCTGTCTTCCCTTCCCACGCAGGCGGAGGCGAGCCGGCCCTTGACCGAGAAGGGCACGATCATGGGTACGTTCCAGTACATGGCGCCCGAGCAGGTCGAAGGGAAGGACGCCGACGCTCGGACGGACATCTTCGCTCTCGGCTGTCTCCTCTACGAGATGACGACGGGGAGGAAGGCATTCTCGGGGACGAGCCGCGCGAGCCTGATCGGCGCGATCATGAATTCGGAACCGCCGTCGATCTCCTCGATCCAGCCGATGACGCCTCCCGCCCTCGACCACGTCGTCCGCCGCTGCCTGGCGAAGGAGCCAGACGACCGCTGGCAGAGCGCGGCGGACGTTGCGAGCGAGCTCCGCTGGGTGGCCGAGGCGGGCTCGCAGGCCGGCGCGCCGGCAACCGTCGTCTCGCGGCGAAAGACGCGCGAGAAACTCGCATGGACGGCAGTCGCGGTAGCGGCCGCTGCCCTGGCCATCGTCCTCGTTCGACGGCCGCCGAGCGAGACTTTCCGGACGCGCTCCTTTCTTCTGCCGCCGGAGAAGGTCGAGTTCGATACGAGTGGCAACAATTGTGCTTCCCTCACCATTTCTCCGGACGGTCGCAACGTCACTTTCGCCGCCAGAGGCGCCGACGGTAAAGTCATGCTCTGGCTCCGGTCGCTCGACGAGCTCACCGCCCGTCCGATCCCCGGAACGGAAGGCGCGAGCTTCCCCTTCTGGTCGCCCGACAGCCGGTCGCTGGCGTTTTTTGCAGACGGCAAGCTCCTGAGGGTAGACCTTGCGGGCTCTCCGCCGCTGGCGATCTGCGACGCCCCGAACGGCCGCAGCGGCTCGTGGAGCCGTGCCGGCATCATCCTGTTCTCGCCCGACACGAATACGGAGATCTTTCAGGTACCGGCCGCCGGCGGACCGGCCACACCCGTTACCAAGCTCGATATCACCGGGGGCGAGACGACTCATCGTTGGGCCGCGTTCCTGCCCGATGGGAAACGCTTCCTCTATACGGCCGGTTCCCACTCCGCCGGGGCGAGAAGCGAGAGCAACGCCATTTATCTCGCCGCTCTCGGCTCGCAGGGGCGCACGCGTCTCCTTCAGGCGCGGTCGAACGTCGCTTACGCCTCGGGTTTCCTTTTCTCCATGCGTGAACATGTCCTGCTGGCGCAGCGATTCGACGCCGACAGCGGGCGCTTGAAGGGCGACCCGGTTCCGCTGGCATATGGCGTCCAGTACGAGCCGAGTTTTTTCCGAGGAGACTTCTCGACCTCCGACAACGGCCTCCTCGTATATGCGACGGGCGCCGCAGATGCGGGAGCGCGCCTGCGCTGGTTCGACACCTCGGGCAAGCCGCTGGGTGAACCGTTCGGCGAAGCGGCGGAATACAGACAGATCGCGGTGTCGCCCGACGGCTCCCGCATCGCGGCGACGATCGCTGACCCGGTCAAGGGTCTGCCCGAAATCTGGCTCATCGATTCCCGCGGCGTGCGGACGCGCTTCACCTTCGGCGCTCCCGCGTTCTCGCCCGTCTACTCCTCCGATGGGACTCGCATCGCCTACGCGAAGGGTTCAGGAATCTATGTCCGGCCGGCAAACGGAGGAGGCCAGGAGGATTGGGTCTACCATTCCGACGCCCAGACGGGACCCAGCGACTGGTCTCGCGATGGACGGTTCATCGCATTCGACTACGTGAAGCCGGGCAGCAAGACCAAGCAGGACATCTGGATCCTTCCTCTTTTTGGAGATCGCAAGCCCTATCCTTTTCTCGCGACGGAATTCCTCGAGCAGGGCGCGTCCTTCTCGCCGAACGGAAGGTGGATCTCATACCTTTCGGATGAATCGGGGCGGCCGGAGCTTTACGTCGCGGCCTTTCCCGGCCCCGGCGGAAAGTGGCAAGTCTCCACCGAGGGGTCGGCGGGAGGGAGCTGGCTCTCGGCCGGCAAAATCGCCTTTGGATCCCTGGACGGGCGGGCCTT